Proteins encoded by one window of Blastopirellula marina:
- a CDS encoding carboxypeptidase regulatory-like domain-containing protein, producing MMNRFLLSSCVLLALSATGCFSGSGQSLHAVEGTITKDGVPFVDANLEFEPQTAGAPSYGKSDENGNFKLYYSTGKPGAAPGMHTVKVLGGRKASDARPNEPTSKEAPAAQLKEYRGKEIVVTVEPGGENRVQIEL from the coding sequence ATGATGAATCGATTCCTATTATCCTCGTGCGTGCTGCTGGCCTTGTCGGCGACCGGGTGCTTTTCCGGCTCGGGGCAGTCACTGCATGCTGTTGAAGGGACGATCACCAAAGACGGTGTCCCCTTCGTCGATGCCAACCTCGAGTTCGAACCGCAAACGGCCGGTGCCCCTTCGTATGGCAAGTCAGACGAGAACGGCAACTTCAAGCTGTACTACTCGACCGGCAAGCCTGGGGCTGCTCCCGGTATGCATACGGTGAAAGTCCTCGGCGGCCGCAAGGCATCCGATGCCAGGCCAAACGAGCCGACCTCGAAAGAAGCCCCAGCTGCTCAGTTGAAGGAGTACCGGGGGAAAGAGATCGTCGTGACCGTTGAACCGGGCGGCGAGAACCGAGTCCAGATCGAACTGTAA